Proteins from a genomic interval of Pseudoalteromonas sp. MEBiC 03607:
- a CDS encoding accessory factor UbiK family protein, with protein MINPAKLEEIAKQITDNMPQGVKNLAETVEGKTKQAIQNKLAEMDFVSRDEFDIQSQVLIRTREKLTELEEKVALLEQQLASKQDEQ; from the coding sequence ATGATCAACCCAGCAAAACTTGAAGAAATCGCTAAGCAAATTACTGATAACATGCCGCAAGGTGTGAAAAACCTTGCCGAAACAGTTGAAGGCAAAACAAAGCAAGCTATTCAAAACAAACTTGCTGAGATGGACTTTGTAAGCCGTGACGAGTTTGATATTCAAAGCCAAGTACTTATTCGTACTCGTGAAAAACTCACTGAGCTTGAAGAGAAAGTTGCATTACTTGAGCAGCAACTTGCTAGCAAACAAGACGAACAATAA
- the can gene encoding carbonate dehydratase: MRKLKNLFENNRRWAARTSENDPEFFKILSMQQNPEYLWIGCSDSRVPANEIVDLLPGELFVHRNVANVVVHTDHNCLSVMQYAVEVLKVKHIMVVGHYGCGGVQAVLNEASFGLIDNWLRHVGDVKEKHIEQLNALPEKERLNSLIELNVIEQVRNVCRTNIVQDAWAKGQELTIHGWVYGLANGHLNDLESVVTCAEEANETYGIAVKRVFERVAEKS; the protein is encoded by the coding sequence ATGAGAAAGTTAAAAAATTTATTCGAAAATAATAGACGTTGGGCAGCGCGTACGAGTGAAAATGATCCTGAGTTTTTTAAAATTCTATCAATGCAGCAAAATCCAGAGTACTTGTGGATCGGTTGTTCAGATTCGCGTGTACCGGCTAATGAAATCGTTGACTTGTTACCGGGTGAATTATTTGTTCACCGTAATGTAGCAAATGTCGTTGTTCACACTGATCATAACTGTTTATCAGTAATGCAGTATGCTGTTGAAGTGCTTAAAGTAAAACACATCATGGTGGTCGGTCACTATGGTTGTGGTGGTGTGCAAGCGGTATTAAATGAAGCGAGCTTTGGTTTAATTGATAACTGGCTTCGTCATGTAGGTGATGTAAAAGAAAAACACATCGAACAACTTAACGCATTACCTGAAAAAGAGCGTTTAAATAGTCTGATAGAATTAAACGTTATTGAACAAGTACGTAACGTGTGCCGTACTAACATAGTGCAAGATGCGTGGGCGAAAGGCCAAGAGTTAACAATTCATGGTTGGGTTTATGGCTTAGCGAATGGTCACCTCAATGACTTAGAGTCGGTAGTGACCTGTGCTGAAGAAGCTAATGAGACCTATGGAATTGCGGTTAAGCGTGTATTTGAACGAGTGGCTGAAAAAAGCTAA
- a CDS encoding methyltransferase, with product MTLAQQFAALDTLLFSTRQYWQCTAFDYDAIPWPELSSLLWALDDQQVSELDSDQNALYAYFAKAIKGLDELQSLCELPTTQQTRDEFPFWISNGIKGRKFEQLQDFVAAISQQKSQYPVLEWCAGKGHLGRMLAFNGAPSIHSIELQAHLCEQGQHSANQQQLPMQFSQANVLTDDVTEYFKEQQHAVALHACGRLHQTFLQQASDAKTQQISFSPCCYHLFTDNDYQAMSEPAKQSLLALTHRDLKLALQETVTAPSRVDKVRKTEVEWRLGFDALRKSITAEQHYVSVPSVNKAIFSDSFKSFCLWAAEKKSLSLPEDIDYHDFLAIGKQRKRVTERVELVRHVFRRAIEVWLVLDRALYLQQQGYQVTVSTFCEKQLTPRNILIQANY from the coding sequence ATGACCCTTGCTCAGCAGTTTGCTGCCTTAGATACTTTGCTTTTTTCAACCCGCCAGTACTGGCAATGTACCGCATTTGATTATGATGCAATCCCTTGGCCTGAACTTTCGTCTTTATTATGGGCGCTTGACGATCAACAAGTTAGTGAACTAGATAGTGACCAAAATGCGTTGTATGCCTATTTTGCAAAGGCAATTAAGGGGCTCGATGAGCTTCAATCGTTATGCGAACTTCCCACAACCCAACAAACCCGAGATGAGTTTCCATTTTGGATCAGTAACGGTATTAAAGGACGTAAGTTCGAACAACTACAGGACTTTGTTGCAGCGATTAGCCAGCAGAAGTCACAGTATCCAGTACTTGAATGGTGTGCTGGAAAAGGGCATTTAGGGCGCATGCTCGCTTTTAATGGAGCACCGAGTATTCATAGCATAGAACTACAAGCGCATTTGTGTGAACAAGGTCAACACAGTGCTAATCAACAACAATTACCTATGCAGTTTTCGCAAGCTAATGTACTTACAGATGATGTTACTGAGTATTTTAAAGAGCAACAGCATGCCGTTGCGTTGCACGCCTGTGGTCGATTGCATCAAACATTTTTGCAGCAAGCAAGTGATGCTAAAACTCAGCAAATAAGCTTTTCTCCATGTTGTTATCATTTATTCACGGATAACGATTATCAAGCAATGAGCGAGCCTGCAAAGCAAAGCCTGCTTGCGTTGACTCATCGCGATTTAAAATTGGCACTACAAGAAACCGTCACTGCTCCGAGTCGTGTTGATAAGGTACGAAAAACTGAAGTCGAATGGCGGCTTGGCTTTGATGCGTTGCGTAAATCAATCACGGCAGAGCAGCACTATGTTAGTGTCCCGTCGGTGAACAAAGCGATCTTTTCTGATTCTTTTAAATCATTTTGTTTATGGGCTGCTGAGAAAAAATCATTATCACTGCCAGAAGATATTGATTACCATGATTTTTTAGCAATAGGAAAACAACGAAAACGAGTAACTGAGCGTGTTGAACTCGTCCGACATGTGTTCAGAAGGGCAATTGAAGTTTGGCTCGTGCTCGATCGTGCTTTATATTTGCAACAACAAGGGTATCAAGTAACGGTTAGTACGTTTTGTGAAAAGCAGCTCACCCCAAGGAATATCTTGATCCAAGCTAATTATTAA
- a CDS encoding ABC transporter substrate-binding protein, with protein MCSLSALSKDKVTLQLKWTHQFQFAGYYVASQKGFYKEAGLDVTILPADPNDPDTFPKVLSGKADFAITHSGILQKRQQGAPVVALGAILQFSPYCWMVKNNSDIFQPRDFVGKKISKVSSLENAELLVMLRKAGLDYQHLIEASTEGGIEQWLNGELDAVQVYVTNEPYTMTLRGVGHRLICPQKFGLNVYSDILYTSESMLKANPDVVNRFYQASIKGWRYALHNMNETIALTKKHYAVHKSIQELAHEADVLVNYIQPPGINIGNMSMAKWRLIADLYGLSQDEFDQTFAGFMYQHQQDEGTELSWMLILAILLSIACIPLYIHLNRSNLRL; from the coding sequence ATGTGCAGCTTGAGTGCATTGAGTAAGGATAAGGTTACCCTACAATTAAAATGGACTCATCAATTCCAATTTGCTGGCTATTATGTGGCATCACAGAAAGGCTTTTATAAAGAAGCAGGCCTTGATGTAACAATTTTACCCGCCGATCCAAACGACCCTGATACCTTCCCTAAAGTGTTAAGTGGCAAAGCTGACTTTGCAATTACTCACTCAGGCATATTGCAAAAGCGCCAACAAGGAGCGCCAGTTGTTGCCTTAGGAGCCATACTGCAGTTTTCACCTTATTGTTGGATGGTGAAAAATAACTCAGATATTTTTCAGCCTCGAGACTTTGTAGGCAAGAAGATCAGTAAAGTAAGCTCGTTGGAAAACGCCGAATTACTAGTCATGCTTCGTAAAGCTGGATTAGATTATCAACATTTAATAGAGGCAAGCACCGAAGGAGGAATTGAGCAGTGGCTTAATGGTGAGCTTGATGCGGTGCAAGTGTATGTTACCAATGAACCTTATACAATGACGCTACGTGGTGTGGGGCACCGATTAATCTGCCCACAAAAGTTTGGTCTAAATGTGTATAGCGATATTTTATATACTTCAGAGTCGATGCTCAAAGCTAATCCTGATGTTGTTAACCGCTTTTATCAAGCAAGTATTAAAGGCTGGCGATATGCATTACACAACATGAATGAGACAATTGCATTGACCAAAAAGCACTATGCGGTTCATAAGAGTATTCAAGAACTTGCCCATGAAGCTGATGTATTGGTCAATTATATTCAGCCGCCAGGAATTAACATCGGCAATATGTCGATGGCTAAATGGCGATTGATTGCGGACTTATATGGACTCAGCCAAGACGAGTTTGATCAAACGTTTGCCGGTTTTATGTATCAACACCAGCAAGATGAGGGAACAGAATTATCGTGGATGCTGATTTTAGCAATTTTATTAAGCATTGCCTGCATTCCATTATATATCCACTTGAACAGAAGTAATCTGCGCTTGTAA